Sequence from the Amaranthus tricolor cultivar Red isolate AtriRed21 chromosome 1, ASM2621246v1, whole genome shotgun sequence genome:
ATATGGAATACTAGAAGATATTTTATCTCTAGTACCTTCGACCAAATACACATGAAAATCTTGTCCAAAGTTCTTTGCTTTTCGTTGTCTTTTGCTCTTTTTAGGAATAAATTCAacattttattcttcatttaattGTTGACTTTCATATACATCTAAAGggtttttttgttgattatcaTCAACACTTTCTTTAGTACTAATTTGTAGATGCTTTTGCCTACTCAATAACGAGAATTTATTCTCATAAAAAATGGCATCCCTAGACTCAATAATTGAATCTGTCGATATGTAGTCATTTTGTTATATTACATTGAACCtataagttttattattttgggcATAACCTATACAAATGCATTCTAAACCTCATTCACCGAGTTTCTTTCTCTTGTTGCCGGGCACTTTCACAATGGCCCCACAACCCCTAACCTTAAGGTAATTTAAGTTTGGCTTTCTTTTGTACCAAAGTTCATAAGGAATTTCCTTATTGGTTCTAAATGGAACCCAGTTAAGAATGTGATACGCCGTCAACATTGCTTCAACACAAAATCCTTTACTCAAACTAGAGTAGGATAACACGGAATTCACCATCTCTTGAAGAGTACGATTTTTCCTCTCTGCCACACCATTTAATTGTGGTGCGTATCAGACGATTGTTTCATGAATTATGCCCATAAAGTGAAAGTAAGATGGATCATAGTATTCTCCTTTCTTATTCGTTCTAAGCCTTTTAAGTTTACATCCAACTTGTATTTCTACTTTGCTTTTGTAAATCTTAAAAGAACTAAGTACTTCATCTTTTGCGTGCAACAAGTACACATaactaaatttttaaaaatcatcaataaaagtaatCACATATTTTTTATTGCCTAAAGATGGTATACTATAAAAGTCACATAAATCACTATGTATCAATCTAAAATATCAGATTTTTTTACTACACTTTTAAATGGTGttctagtttattttatttaacatGCATGTTTTACAATTATATGATTGTTGTtgataaaaatgaataagatcATGCTTAGAcataaataaaacttactaaTAAGGAATTTCTTTAAACTTGCATCGTCGGCCATATATTTGTCTTCAAGAGCACCCCACAAAAGTTTGGCAGACTCATGAAATTGATAGACATCGAAAAAAGAATCTTTAATACCATTCAAGATATGTCCACGACAAATGAAGTCGTTGTCCCACTTGTTGCTCTAAGGTTCCACCTTTCAATTAAtcttgtaacaacccgacttaccgttgactgaataaacagggtcatcacgggttTTATTTCCTAAGAAACTTAAaccacacttccaaaacttgagcaaaagAGTCACCAAttctttaacgtaactaactcgATTTCTTATTTTTGCCTTTTATCCTTCCCTTTGAGACCACTTTGTACCTTGTATTTTTAAACTTTGTCCCACTACTATTTgtagtatttggtatatcttagggattaatataaactaaatgttcaacaagaACAAAATGAAGATATGGTTGCGACAACGAATTCAAGTCACTCGAGAACTAGATATTTGTAGGAGGCGTGAGTGTACTTTCCTATTGcaatatttctcccacaaaggtgcttgggattaTGATGAAATTTACAATGAGATACAACCTACACAACAACTTTCTAACATAAAGGAGATTGCAAGCGTAAAGACCAGTATTGtaatgaattatgaactttgattaTGATgaaagttaattactctctcaatacatgtaaagaagaacaagaacaaagagAATTTCTTAAGAAGAAATTAGAAATTGCTCTGAGAATGGGATGGTATATAATGTCCCTTGCATActctctctatttatagagtggAGTATCAACCAATGCCTCTCTATGAAACAAATGTGTTTCTTCAAACAAAGCCTATGAATCAAAAGGATGATTCACCAAACCTTATTAATGAAACATGATGAATATTTCATTTAGAATTAACCTCTAAATAGATGTTAAAAACCATTAGTGATGATTGAAGTCAAGCAacactaacaaaataaacaaaccaAACAGCGAAATAACAGAATAGCAGCAGGCGACGAATCGCCGCCAAAAAAGCTGACTTGACTTTCTTCCCAAAGTCGACTCGACTTTGGGCTCTGTCTCAAAATTGAACAGTATAACTAAGCAACGACTTGTCACTTATGGGGATGACAAGTCAGCATTTTCTTCTATCTTCATTTTGCGATTTTCCTTTCAAGGTATATTTTTGGACTTGCTATTTATGACATattgtcccactactatacctagtatgtagtatatatattctAGGTCacatactctaaatgttcaatattttaatgatgaatttaaaatgtagTTAAATTGGGAAAATTTTTTCTATGATGTTAATTCCTATTAccaccaattgatgttaaaATATTGATTTGGTGAATGACATTACAATTGGATACTTTTGAGATATGTACTTGTCGGAAagatttatgatcataaaataaaatacattatgCATGTTTGATTACATGATTGTGTGCTCATggctaattattaaaatatattaaataacttAAAATGAAACACAAAGAAAATAAAGCTCTTATATTTATTGTGATCGAAGTATAAAGGTGATGACCaagttgccctgtttggttagtatagctccCAACATGTTTTATGTATGATTTCTGGTATTCcttttatttgttgtgatccaagtaggaGGGTTGTGAACACTAGAGttacctgagactactctgttgGCCTTCAATTATTTGGCGTGACGACCTCTTCATGAAGTAGGTATAgaggtaaagcctcggcctactggcatTCTCgtttcttcaaattaataattgatttatatttgattgtcattataaaatattaaatcaattaattggtttatgtgatatattAAGTGCacaaattggttttttttttaaatcaagtatgtattattttcttaaattagtTTATTAGTAGTCACGTCTTAGTTTAAATTTCACTTTCTGTGGTAAAAATTGTTTAGTTGCTTTGATTTTATTAAATCATTTTATAATTGTTTAGCCTTATATCTATTTCTTAAAAATAGGTGTTGCGGTAATGCACGCATGAGTTTGTTTTGGTTcatcttttttctttaaaaggGCTTTCGAAAATTACACCTAATCATGGAGGTGTTACACATTTCTTGTACAAATTTaggtgtttatatttttttacttcatTTGTTGTGTGTATGTTCCTTAGTGTCTCAAAAAACTAAGCCCTTGTCGATTTTAGTGTCTCAATGCTTTGTTCCTTAATGAAGTTCTCACAAGGACTACttacgaaaattaagaaagaaagaaaaaattcttcagatagtggatatattattttatggaataataaatttaatggaggaaaattgaggattttaaacattaaaaaaaatttaaaaaagttaGTAGATTAAATATGAAGATTACAACCAATAAAGAAATATTGTCATAAAATTAGTGGGAaacataagaataaaaaaatgttaaaataagtTTGTGAAAGATATGTGGAGACCATactcattattaaaatataaaaaaaagaatgaataaggttatttttcgtccaaaatttgtgatatacttctaaatagaaagattatttATGGAAACAACAAATAGAACTCTAAATGGCAAATGAATACTTATTTAAGTAACGCAATAATTTGACCTAGAGTATAGCTGACCTATACTGAAACTGAGCATATATAAACccaaattaaatttgaactCGTAAAACTTGAATCCGATAAAACTCAAATCCAATAAAATCCGACTGATTAACCGAGTTTACACCATCATAAGATCACCACATGCACATTAGATAAACGTGTGTGAActtcattaaaaatattatgcaCAGTCGCACTCATTGCTGGAAGAAAGTAGCAAATGAAACTGATCGATGGCTAAACTATTTCATGTATTTGAGAAAGtattaaaaattgtattattggTCTCGCACGAATGGTTTAGAGTAAAATTGACTAATCCACaacttttactttattatttattattggagGGCAATCACTAATCAATATTAGATTAGGATAAAATTTTCtagaataatctcatttattgtcTATTTGTCGTTAATAATTTCTACTATtgataattaagtttaaataatctaatttttgtatattatttgctgacaACACCCTTTTTATGTTTTAACCGACTAATGTAGGTACTTACGAGCTATTACACTCACTTCTTCTTCCCTCTTATTCTTTTTCGTTGGTCTTATCTTACTCCTCTTTAGTCGTAGGTATCTATAATAGCCGcttaaaatgtgaaaaaaaatgttgtcttgtaaataatatacaaaagttagattatttaaacttaattaatagTAGGAATTATTCATAGCAGATagacaataaatataattattctctAACAATTTTTccataataaaataatactccaaGTAGTATtagattaaattaaatgaggacCAAAATTTTCAACAAATTGGGAAGGCAACTAAGACTGAGAGTAACCAACCCCCACTTTGTATCTTGGTAAGGCATTCACCTACcccttcttttttttcaaaGACCAAATCTTCACCTACTATCCCAGCTTTGCCTTTCCTTAAGTCTGCAGCTTGGTCAGAATTTGAAACGTgtattcttttaaattcaaatgATTATTTACCCATCCtcatattcaataataaatatttcaaattatatttaattaataatataaaatattgattttaataaaaaagacaataattgTGAATAGAAAGGAGTATAATTTAAATGTAAATTCTTGTTAATGACTGAATTTGAACTAAAACATACCATGTGTGATATGTAGAAGGTGATTATACGACCAACTCAATCAAGTTCatgttttattctttattggagTACTATTAGATTTATAATACTCTCCCTTCCACTCAAAATGtcacatttactttttgcacactattcaatgcacttattttgtttaatatCCGTTATTCTACAtaacgaaatattataaaaagtggatattaataatctttgtattgagatatatcaaacaagatcttacttgactatgttttaatctatagattaagaataaaatacaaattaagagtgctaagtaaatagtgtcaataaagtaAATGTCCCATTTTGTGTGGAAAGGAAGgagtatttataaaaatattgtcACTTGCCTACGACCGGAAATAATCATTGAATATGCGATGCTCTTAATCATGCGCATAGTTGTTTGTCCAATATTAACCCAATAAATTAATCGAAATTGAGTATGTATGACTTTCGGaactaaaaaatatacatttaaaaatcaaattgaacTTATATTAGATTCTTAATGCaactcaaaattaaaataaattctacCCAAAATATTATATCTCAAACACACCCAAAATTGCAAAGATAATGTAACACCTTTAATCATGCATGTGAATGCATGAGTTCCATCTCTCACCATCCCACTTAATCCTCTTCCTATATAACCCCACTAGTTTCTTTCATTCCTTACCTACATCACCAAATTCACTCTTTTTTTTTGTATTCgttcttttccttttccattCTTAGCTGATCTCAATCTAGCTAGGAGAATTCATTATCCATTCAATTTGTcccttttttctttctctttaaaCAAAAACCcttttattatttctttatttctcAATTCTTTTCTTAATCAACTACAATGGGTTCTCTAGACATCAACCAAAAATCAACCCCTTTAATGACCCAAAACCCATTAGACCCAGAAGAATTCAGAAAACAAGGCTACATGGTTATAGATTTTCTAGCTGAATACTACAAAAGCCTTGAAAAATACCCCGTTCGAAGCCAAGTCGAACCGGGTTATTTACGTAAAAGGTTACCCGAATCCGCCCCATACAACCCAGAATCCATGGAAACCATTCTCAAAGATGTCCAAAACGACATCGTACCAGGTATAACCCACTGGCAAAGCCCTAACTATTATGCTTACTTCCCAAGTAGTGGGAGTACTGCCGGTTTACTTGGAGAAACATTAGCCGCAGGTTTTAACGTTGTCGGGTTTAACTGGATATCATCTCCAGCATCCACGGAACTCGAAAGTATCGTAATGGATTGGTTAGCTAACATGCTTAGCTTACCAAAATCCTTCACTTTTTCCGGCGGCGGTGGCGGGGTCATGATGGGGACCACTTGTGAAGCCATCTTAACCACCATAACCGCCGCACGTGACACCTTGCTACACAAAATCGGACGTAAAAACATCACAAAACTCGTCGTTTATGGATCCGATCAAAcccattgttcatttttcaaatcCGCTAAAATCGCCGGAATTTCGCCGACAAATTTCAGAACAATCAAAACATCAAAATCCCATTCTTTTTCACTCAGACCAGAATCACTGAAATCCGCGATTGAAGCCGATATCAAAAACGGTTTAATCCCTTTCTTCCTTGTAGCAACAGTGGGAACCACTTCAACAGTAGCAGTTGACCCACTGGGCCCACTATCCGACGTGGCAAAGCAATATAACATGTGGGTCCACATTGACGCCGCCTACGCCGGAAACGCTTGTATCTGCCCGGAGCTCCGTCATATGATCGACGGCGTAGAAAAATCCGATTCATTCAGTTTTAATGCTCATAAATGGTTCTTAACAACATTagattgttgttgtttatttgTAAAAGATCCAAATTCTCTTGTTCGTAGCTTATCAACAAATCCTGAGTATCTAAAAAACAAAGCTACGGAAAGTCAACAAGTGGTTGACTATAAAGATTGGCAGTTAACTCTCAGCCGTCGATTTAGATCACTTAAGATGTGGATGATTATTAGAAGTTATGGTGTGGAATATCTTAGAAGCTTCTTAAGAAGCCACGTGGACATGGCTAAATATTTTGAGAAAATGGTTGGGAATGATAAGAGGTTTGAGATTGTGGTTCCTAGAACTTTTGCGGTTGTTTGTTTTAGGTTATCTGCTGTAGGAATTATCGAAGAATGTGGGTATAAATTTGTAGGAGAGGAAATGGTGAATGAGATTAACTGTGAGCTTCTTGAGAGTATAAATTCTGAAGGGAAGATTTATATGACTCATTCATTGGTTGATGGAATTTATTTGATCAGATTTGCTGTGGGGGCCACTCTTACTGAAAGTCATCACGTGAGTTTTGCATGGAAGTTGGTTCAAGAGCATGCAAATACTGTTTTGTCACGAAGATCACTTAAAAGTTGGTAATTcgtatcatttttatttttagacaatagttcaccactttttaaaattttttttttaaaaattttaacttttttttaatttcaaccatacaattcattttctttttttatttattatcattatctacttctttttaaaaaaataataattttctctTTGCTTCAAATTGTATGGGACAAGGTAGTATTTTCTTTCACAGTTCACTATCATTAGCAGTTTTAAAAGTGACAAATCAATATGATTGTCGGGTATTATCAATTTTATACACATTCAGCCCTTCTCATTTTGcaccattttcattttgatttgttttaatgaTTTTGCACTATTTCCTTTTTTTGGCTATGGTATCATtctcctttttttaattttatccacaaaCTTATACTCTCTTTGTCTTGACTACTTATTTCTCCAATCTAATTTCTCTTTCtgctaaattttatatattttatattaggtGCAAAATGAGAGGAACAAAAAGAGTATTATTTGATAGTTCATACATATTTCAAGTGAAGTACAAGAAAGGTAAATAAGAACCACTTGATGAGCATGAATATAGTCTACAAAAGTATAAAGATACCTACCTTtagctttacatttgttttttgttttggcTTTTTGTGGGAAATTTGCAAATTTGGTAAGGTGGACCTCATTGTTGGTAGGAAGGTCTAGTCCCGCTTACTATTAAGATTCATCTTCCACGATCCTCCGTAACTAAACAACTAGCTCTTTTtggaaagtttttttgtttgtggTTTAGAGGTCAGCATTGTATACCAACTGAAATGCTTGTAATGCGTACCAAAAAATGTAGTGTCTTACATCAGtttgtattttgttaattatatatttttttaataccttttttttcaattatgttGCAAATTTGTAAGTTGTAATATATTCCAATAttttaaagatatatatatatatatatatatatatatatatatatatatatatatatatatatatgtatatatatatatatatatatatatatatatatatatatgtatatatatatatgtatatatatatatatatgtatataaatatatgtatatgtatatgtatatatatatatatgtatatatatatatatatatgtatatgtatatatatatatatgtatatgtatatgtatatatatatatatgtatatgtatatatatatatatatatatatatatatatgtatatatatatatatatgtatatatatatatatatatatgtatatatatatatatatatgtatatatatatatatatatgtatatatatatatatatatgtatatatatatatatatatgtatatatatatatatatgtatatatatatatatatatatatatgtatatatatatatatatatatatatatatatatatatatatatatatatatatattttctaggATTGTTATAAATTAGGTACGTTATAGTAGGACAAACTCACCTCGTGATGCAGCTGATCATCACCCCAAACCATAACTCGACAAGATTTTCTAACCCTTTGTCGATATTATCACCCGTACTCCTAGTCCAAAAATCTGGTAACTATCATGCTCGTGGTTAACGAAATAATAATGCAGTAACAGGAGATTTGTGGTTATCGTAACCCTAATATCTCGAAACCATTAGATATCCTTTGATGCAACCCATAACATACGCAATTGTTTTACACCTTTACTATGTGAGAAAAATCGATCATCGTTCCTAAAAGCATTTACAACGTAATTAACCCCAGGCAATGCGATCTTAGTTTTACACTATGCCCCGAGCAATAACAAAGGAAGATGCCTCGCACTAAGCTATACCTTTTAAATTTATGTGAAGCCTTTAATTTGACACTTAAAGTTTTTAGTATTACTTCCAAATTATTAGATACACTAAATATCCAATAGATCACCTTACTAatatataatagtaatattatatAACACAAAATCTAACGAAGTTTAGTTCCTAAAGTATTAAGTATGGTTTGTGGATCAAATTTTTATGTAGTCATAAATTTGTagtttgttataatttttttggaatgaaaattaatttattaattaaaaggtCATATAATGTCTACAAATTAACAAGCAaatacataaaattcaaatcgaataacaattaatattaataaaatcacAATTGTGGATGATATCCGACATTTTTATATATCCCCTTTTGTAATACTGTTGTTTGATACAACTTTTAACGATGGGGTCCTACAATCTAATGTTTTCGTTTTTATATCAAATAGAATCTAATAGATGACTTTAAATTTGTAGatgtgaaattaaaattttcatcgACATCAATGATGTTCATTCATCTACTAATCAACTtctacataaaataaaaaatgtagtcCTAAATTgtcaataaagagatctaaaaacccaatatatgaataaaaataaccCATCAAATGGTACGAACGCTCTCATAAATAGAAAGAATATAGTTTTATTGTGAATATATAAAAAAGTGTTGGAATAACGAAATTAAGGGGCTATCAAACAACACGTTTATGGTTGATGGTAGCCCAAATAAATATTCGCaaagaaaattagggtttgaaaaaaaataaatcatataatcatacaatttattaaaaagatTGGATAATTCCACTTGTCATTCTTATGGAGCTAGATAAgaagaaataaatttattggTTAATGTTGGCTTACGTGGCAAGTAATTAATCAACCTGTCATTTTCGttattctaaaaattaattaaattgagttCTTACCATTTAAAAAGAATAAACAGAATGATTATGGCTTAGATTGAGCTATATCAGATAACTtattaatttgaaattattatataCTGTAAATTTACCATctttataaactaaataatttgaATATCATCATACATCATAAACAATCTATAATTAAAAACACTAGAAAGTTGCACGTGTCATCCTCATGGAGCTCGAGAAAAGATGGAATGATTTTATTGGTGTTGGGTTACGTGGCAAGTAAAATTAATGACCCTGGCATTTTTAGATAttccaaaattaataaaatatagtttttaccattttataaaataaaataaacgaaatGATTATGGCTTAGATTAAGCTATATTAGATaagttattaatttgaatttgttATACACCGTAAATTTACCATCTTTATAAAGTAAgcaatttgaatatttttctaatactaatcaactaaaatttttcttgcataaaatgatataaataaggttaAAAGTTACATgagttatacttaataaaatttacctaacatagaaaacaaatggttaaattaatttgaatactaAAATTGAACTTTTTAATCATATCATGCAATCTAATTAAAACCAAAtggttaaattaatttgaatataatatatctttgaaatttttatttatatatcttCATATTCACAACTGATCTGTGCATTGCACAggtttttatactagtataagagaaaagaaaaaacgCGGCTACTCTCCCTCACATAGCTGTTATAATTTAATTGGTTTTTGTCttaatttattgaatttttcagTTTAAAGTATTGGTTATTGATTATTACTTCTTCGTTATTTTATACTTGCACAATTTGCTTTTTTACACTCTACAATGAACAAATTCAAGTGTTAATAACTCTAATTATGCATATCAAAAAACtatgaaaactaaaaattaataaacttgAAATTAAGatacgattcaaacaagatctcatatgactatgttttaacttataaattgctAACAATATGAAAGTCAATTTGCTTGATGAATAATGTAAAAAGTCAATTATGATACAAgtaaaaaagaatgaaaaaagtatTATTTTGTTGGTATATCATCTAATTGTTCCCCATACGTAGTAAATCAATCTCATGGCTTGACCCTAAGTTAAAGCCTTATGGGTTTTTACCTTATACTTTCACTCATACAATAGAGGTACAATTGTCACTATCTATAAGAATATCAATACCACATAGCCATTCTCTCCCCTTTGTAGGGAATTCTCATAAATTAACCTGTAATATGTTAAAGAAAttaactcaattaaaagtttaaattgatagtTGAGACATTAAAATGTACTCCCTCtgttcctatttgttcttcctatttgggtatttcacaaagattaagaaaaagagaatctttggtggtagtgggtattattttaattatataatagtgggaagtaatgattgtattggaagtatgaggttgtagtgggtattattttaattaaatagtagtgtgaagtaatgattgtattggaagtatgagagagaaaaataattataaataaaagaaaatgggtacattaaaagaaaagggggattttaaggggtaaaagtgagataaaaactttctaaaaatagaaaatattctaaagtggaagaacttttgaaactacccgtcatagtaatgtggaagatcaaaaaggaacggagggagtattatatattctaacacgctTTCTCATACGAGAATccttaaaatattctatttgaaatttaggggtggttgagattcaaacccgtaATCTTTTGTCACATTGACTCAGATACTAATACTATGttaaaaaaccaactcaaccaaaaaacttaaaatgatgTTTGAAACTGGAACAGAATTTTGCAATCTATAGCATTTGACTTTGAGAGTCTGTTGTATGTCAGTTTATAATAGAGCTGTTCATGGGCATATTTATTTGTGGTTACCCGCCCATTTTTAAAGTTaagttttatataaaaattaaaatataatacaaatcgtaaagttaagttttaataacGATTTAAATATAATACATTATCTAAAATACTCCAAATACGTAAAAAGtcttaaaaatacaaaaattacttgataaaaaaataagttggatGATCCAACAAAAAGCATTGCATCATCGATTTATCTTACTATGAAGTACAAAGTCTAGACATATACCTTCTCCAATCATAATGGATATGGATACTAATTACTAAATTTGAGTATGTAGTTGTCCTAAATAGTAGACTTGTGACTACTAGTTTcataatgaattaattatttaataattaacatattaaactaaGTGGGCAGGCATGCTCGCGCGTATTTTTGTTGGTGTCActacccgcccatttatcttggTGGGCGGGTATTACCCGtccaaatttaattttcttttgaaaaacaTTATTCAAACCCGCCTGTTTTTCGAATTGGGTGGATCAAGTCTGGCAGGTGATCCGCCCATAAACAGGTTTAGtttataataatgcaaaatgGTTTTTCAAAGTAGTGAGAAAACTAATGAATCAGTGAGCATTCTGAGTCCACGAGTTAGGATAATGTGGCagaataataatcataaattatatttagtCGTTTAGGTAGAGTAAAGACAAAAACCCACTCCATAACATAAGTCTACGCCATCGGCAACTAAATCGTGGAATAAGTGGCCAGAAACAATACTAAATTATTTTACTCCTAAGTGCTTAATGTTGGTGTAGTACAAAATTTAAcctattttattaaattgtcaAACCTGGGGGTTCATAAATCATGAACTACAACTACCTCTCCATTGGTCTAAGAAGCGTatccaaaattcaaaattacgAGTACCATTAACATGTtgaagtaaattaataaaaaattttatagatttttatttgtaaaatggaCAATCTAAAATTTTTTGTCACTCTAA
This genomic interval carries:
- the LOC130805690 gene encoding tyrosine decarboxylase-like — translated: MGSLDINQKSTPLMTQNPLDPEEFRKQGYMVIDFLAEYYKSLEKYPVRSQVEPGYLRKRLPESAPYNPESMETILKDVQNDIVPGITHWQSPNYYAYFPSSGSTAGLLGETLAAGFNVVGFNWISSPASTELESIVMDWLANMLSLPKSFTFSGGGGGVMMGTTCEAILTTITAARDTLLHKIGRKNITKLVVYGSDQTHCSFFKSAKIAGISPTNFRTIKTSKSHSFSLRPESLKSAIEADIKNGLIPFFLVATVGTTSTVAVDPLGPLSDVAKQYNMWVHIDAAYAGNACICPELRHMIDGVEKSDSFSFNAHKWFLTTLDCCCLFVKDPNSLVRSLSTNPEYLKNKATESQQVVDYKDWQLTLSRRFRSLKMWMIIRSYGVEYLRSFLRSHVDMAKYFEKMVGNDKRFEIVVPRTFAVVCFRLSAVGIIEECGYKFVGEEMVNEINCELLESINSEGKIYMTHSLVDGIYLIRFAVGATLTESHHVSFAWKLVQEHANTVLSRRSLKSAK